TTATAATTAATTTGTTTAGCAAGTTCAGGGTCTGCAGTAAAACGGCAAACTTTCTTCTTATACTTGTTTTGTTTTTTAGGGGGGCGTCCTCCATCTTGGTCTAAAGGCATGCCCTCAGCAGTAATTTCCTGCTTTAATTCTTCTTGTGTTTCATTATCTGACATGAATGTTGTCCTCGTTAAAAAGGTATATCGTCGTCCATCGCAGAACTTCCCATATCATCTTGAGCAGATGAATAAGAAGAAGATCCGCTACTAGCGGAAGAGCCGTACTCTCCGCTTCCATTCTCCCTTGCACCGCCTATCATCTGGAAATTTTCCACGACGATACGAATGCGGGAGGCCTTCTTGCCTTCCATGGTTTCCCAGGTGTCCTGCTTAAGGCGACCCTCGATCACGAGTTGTTTGCCTTTTTTGCAGTATTGCTGGATGATATCCGCGCCTTTTCCCCAAGCCTCGCAGTCGAAAAAATGAGTTTCCTCTTTTTTCTCTCCGCCGGTTACATAAGTGCGACCGTTAGCTAAGGAAAAATTCACAAGAGAAGTCCCGTTTACGGTTTTAAATTCCGGATCACGGGTCAGGCGCCCGACAAGGGTCACCCGATTGATATCGTTAGCCATTGAGGCGGACGATCATAGAGCGAAGTAAATTTTGGTTTAGACCAAAGTCACGCTCTACCTTTTCTAAGGCGGATTGTTCTGCATTCACTTTGAAGTGTGTGAATATTCCGTAGTCTTGGTGTTGGATTGGATGCCAAAGTTTCTTTTGACCCCAATCTTCTTCTGCGGTCACGTTGATGGAATGCTTTTTGAAGATCTCTAGGACCTCAGTTTTAGCTACTTCCTTCGCGGTTGAACGCGTGATTGTAGTAATCTCGTAGTTTCTCAAAAGTTTCTCCTATGGGAAAATGCCCGTCTGCGCAAATGCGGCGAGCAGAAGAACCGAATTTTGTCCTATTTTCGGCTTTAGGGGCAAGGGGTCAAGTGGAATAGATTTGGGCGTCTTAGTTCCCAAAAAGCTTCTAAGGCGTAATTAGAATCAATATTCCGATAACCTTCTTCATTTCTAATTCCAATTTTCTAGATCCATTTTTTGACTCTCCAAAATGCAAGGGAATGTCTTTTCCGTCCTAAGACTCCATATTTCATGAATTTTGCTTGCGATTTCATGAAACTGGCCCACCATTTTCTGGGAGGTTCAGAATATGGCAAACTTACAAGTCAGGGACATAGACGACAGACTCTACGAAGCATTAAAAAGGAGGGCTGAAATGGAACACAGATCCGTAAGCCAAGAAGTAGTTCTTCTAATAGAGAACTATCTAGCACACGACAATAAAGAATCCGAACGTAAGACCTTGGGTTTCTTAGAATTATCAGGCTCCTGGGTAGATGACAGAAGTCCTGACAAGATCGTAAAGGACATACGTTCCTCTCGAACCAAGAACACGATAGGAAAGGATGCAGATGAGCTATTTGATTGATACTGATATTATCATCTATAGCTTAAAGGAAGATCCGATTGTCCGGCAAAATTTTTTGGACCGTAAGAACTCCATCAAATCAGTCTCCGTAATCACTTATGGAGAATTGGTTTTTGGGGCCCAGAAATCTTCTTATAAGGAAAGAAATCTAGCTACTGTCCGAAGAATTGCCGAACTTTTTCCGGTGATAGAATTGACCGAAGGAATTATGGAAACGTTTGGAGAACTCAAGGCTACTCAGCAGAAAAAAGGAAATCCTATAGAGGACTTCGATCTACTCATAGGATCTACGGCTTTGTATTTGAACTATACCTTAGTTACGAATAACGAAAGGCATTTCCAAAAAATTCCAGGACTAAAAATAGAAAACTGGGCCTACGCAGCTTAGTTCAGTTCCACCCAGCCTCTATCTCCTTCTATCCGAATCTTAGTACCCAAGTCTTGGGAAAGGACCGCGATTTCTTTCAAAAAATTCTCGGCTTCCTTTCCTTCAAGAGGTCTGACTAAATGATCTTCATTTTGGAACTTTCCGAAAATAGGGACAAGCTCAATATCGATCAATTTGCTTTTTTTAATATGAAGTATTACGATTAAGTTATGGTTTAAGTAGGCGTTCCTGCTTCCAAAGATCAAATTTCCCAAAGAATAAAATACGATCGTATTTCCGATCTTCTCGATACCTTGGGGAATATGAGGATGGTGTCCTACAATAATATCCAATCCGCCGTCAGCCAATGTTTTTGCGGTCTTTCTCTGTTCAATCGTCGGAAAAGGAGAATATTCCACTCCCCAATGAAGTGAAAGTATCCTGAATTGTTTTCCCGCGGAAATTGTTTTAGATTTTTTATCTCTTTTAGAAGTCCGAGATGAATTCAGTTGGAATTTTTCTATTTGGACCTTTTTTAAGATCAGTTCAGGATCCAGAGGCATAACACCGGGAGTTTGTCCTGCGTAATGAGACCTACCTTCCGCCACATTAGTTGCGGAATAAACTCTAAGATAAGTATCCTTCCCTTCCCAAACCCAAGGACGAAAAGCGAACTCCAAATTTTTGCCGGCACCGATAGAATAGATATTTCTATTTCCTAAAAATTTGAGAGTTTCTTCCAGTCCTTCCGGACCATGATCCATCGCATGGTTGTTTCCAAGAGAAACAAGATCCACTCCTAAAAAGCTCATAGTTTCTAGATCAGATTCTTTTGCTTGGAAAACGTAAGCCTTACCGTGATCCCAGCTTTTTTCGGATACCACAGGAGTTTCTAAATTTAAAATTCTTAGGTCAGCGCTTTCAAAAACCGATTTTAGTCCTTTAACCGGGGCCAATTCTCCTTTGGACTTGATCGTATCCCGGATCCCCCAATTAAACATAACGTCCCCGCCCAGTAGGACTTTTACCACTTCGGGATCTTCTTCTTTTCCAAATAACTTTTCTATTTGGGTTTCGATCTTATTTACGATACTTGTTTGTGGTTCGACAGGTTTTTCGGCACTGGAAGAATTTTCAGGAACTCCAGCGCATGCAAACGTGAGTAAAATCGGAAAACTGAGAAGGACCGAAATCGAGGAAATGAGGTGTTTTCGAAAAAACAACATGTTTCGGGACAGTTTTAAGTCCCGATTCGTTTTCGGAAATAAAATACTGAAAAAAGAAAAACCCTTAAGGAGATTCTTTAGAAATAAATAAGCTGTTACTACCCTTAGCAGGATCTATTATTTAAAGATCAGAAAGCCAAAAAGAACTAAAACTAAACCCAAAAGCCCGATCCTCACGCCCACTTTAGCCATATCTTTGATCTCGAAACCGCCCACAGCATAAGCCACTGCATTCGGAGGAGTAGATACAGGCAAAGACATCGCTAAAGACGCACCTAACGCGGATCCTAAAACCAACTGGATTGCATAGGATTCATTTCCAGGAAGTAATAAGGCAGCAACAGGAAGAGCCAAAGGAACCAAAAGATTTGCAGTAGCAGTATTGGATAAGAATGTAGAAAGAAAAAGTCCAATCGAGAAGAAAATCCCAAGCACCCAAAGACTTTCTCCGGGTCCTGCTTGTTTACCGATCAATTCTCCGAACCAGATCCCTGCCCCGCTTTTTTCTATTCCTGTCCCGAGAGCGATCCCGCCTGCAACTAAGATCAGAACATCCCATTCCAAAGAACGTAAATCATTAGATTCTAATATTCCGAACGAAGTAAAAAGAAGAAGTGGGAATAAAGCCACAACTCCCGCAGGTATCCCATGAAATGATTCGCTCAACCATAGAAGTACGGTAGTCAAAAATCCGAACAAAACAAATCTCAATTTTTTCTCGGAACCTTCTTCGGAGATCGTTTCATAACGAAGAGAAAGAGTTAAACCTTCACTCGCGGGAAATGCGCGAAGAAGCCAGAACCAAGCTGCAAAAAGTAGAATGATGAGTAGCGGAACAGCAACGAGCATCCAAGTGCCGAAAGAAATATAATCTCCATATCCTTGGTTTTTCAAATTTGCAAATGCGATCACATTCGGAGGAGAACCGATCGGAGTTCCAATCCCCCCTAAGTTTGCAGCAAATGGGATCCCGATCAGGACCGCTTTTCTAAATTTTTCATCCTTATCCAAAACCATAAGTAATGGGAACACAAGTGCGATCATCAGAGAAGCCGTGGCAGTATTACTCATCCAAAGAGAGATTGTGGCAGTGATACACATAAGACCGAGTAATACATATTTGGGAGAAGTCCCGAAATAAGGAAGAACCCTGTTTGCAAGCCAACGATCCACTCCTACTTTCACACAAGACTTGGCTAATGCAAAACTTCCCAAAAACAAAACAACTGCGGAATCAGCAAGTGACGCCAAGAATACGGCAGGAGGAGTCGGTTTTCCGGGGCCCGCATATTGTTTTAAAAATTCCCATTTGCCTGGATTCGAAAAAATGATGATCTCGGAAAATATGATCAGGATAGAAGTGGCATGACCCGGAATAATCTCGAAAATCCATAATCCTGCAGAGATCAAAAATATAAAAAACATCCCTCCCACGGAAGGAGGAACATAACCGTAAAAGGAAAATACAGGAGGAACACAAGCAAGTAGTATGGAAAAAATAAAACCGACGTATTTCAATTTCATATATGTGCTAAAAACCTAATATTCAAAAATCCGTAACAAAAAATATAAACCGGATATATCATTCGAAAATGATCGTTCTGTTTTGAAAGATCATAACTCTATCTTCCAAAAGCAGACGAAGAGCCTTGGATAATACTACCTTCTCCAGATCCCTTCCGTATAGGACCAGACGTTCCGGAGAATAACCATGATCGACATGACAAACGTCTTGGACTAAGATCGGACCCTCGTCCAAATTTTCAGTCACTATATGGGCAGTTCCACCTATGATCTTGACCCCGCGTTTATATGCTTGTTCGTAAGGTTTTGCACCCACGAATGCAGGTAAAAACGAATGATGGATATTTAATATACGATGCTCCCATTTTTTTACGAATTCCGGAGTGAGTATTCTCATATATTTTGCAAGAACGATCCAATCCGGTTGGAGTTTCTTCAGATAAGAATTCAATTGGTTTTCATGTTCTTCTCTGCTTAACCCTTCACTCGAAATACAATGAAAAGGAAGTTTAAAGTCTCGGACCAGATCTCCTAAAACTTCGTGATTGGAAACCACACCCAAAAGTTCCATGGGTAATTCTCCGTATCTCCAACGAAGAAGAATATCTCCCAAACAATGAGGCTCTTTTGTAGCGAGTAAAACTACCTTAGGAAATCTTGGGTTGGATAGAGTAAGCTCCGCATCTTTCGGCAGGATTTTTGCGAGTTCGGAGATAAGACCTTCTTCTTTGGAGCTGTTCTCAAGAGAGTATTCGGTTCTCATAAAGAATACCTTCTCCAATGGTTCCACAAATTCCTGATTACCTACGATATTGGCGCCGATATTCGCTAAAAATCCAGTGATCCTATGGATGAGTCCTGCCTCGTCTTTGCAACGGATCAAGAGTATTCTGTTCTTTTTCAGATTGGATTCCTGGTTCAAAATTTCTCCTTTTCTAGTCTGCAGAATCGCCTAAGAAGTCTAAAATTTCGGCTAATCTTCCTGCCAAACCGGAAAAGGAATATCTTCTTTTTACCTTCCAAAAGCAGGTTTTGGGCTGGATCGGTCGGATCCGGGACCTTCTCCGCCCATTAGCACTCTTTATAAAAAAGTGCTAATTTTTATAAAAAATAGTGGAACCTTTTGAACAATTTAGCACTCTATATATTAAAGTGCTAAATACGCCCAGGAGGCAAATAATGAGAAACCCTAATTTTTTTAGCGAAGTCAGAAGAATTCAAAATAGATTCCATAATTTATTCGATCCGGTCTGGGAAGGCGGACAGGTATATCCTGCGCTAAATGTTTATACAGACCAAGACAAGATCTCAGTGACCGCAGAAGTTCCTGGACTTTCTCCCGAAGATCTGGACATCACGGTAGCCCATAACCTTCTCACTATCTCAGGTGAATGGAAGGAATACACACAAGACAAACCTCGCAGGATAGAAAGAGCCAGGGGTAAATTCCAACGCAGACTAGAACTGCCGGTTGCAGTGGATTCGGAAAAGGTAGAAGCAACCGTAAAAGACGGAGTTCTTACTTTAGTGCTCCCAATCTTAGAGAGCGAAAAACCTAGAAAGATCCGTATCGAAGCAAAGGCATAAGGAGAAAAAAATGAGCGTATCAGAATTATTAAAAACAGAAGAAAAAGCAGCAACCGAACAAGAGAAGACTCAGAGACCAAGACCGACCTACACTCCTTCAACGGATCTTTATTCGAATGAAGAAGAGCATCTTCTCGTCCTGGATCTTCCTGGTGTGAAAGAATCCGATCTTGAAATTTCTTTGGAGAAGGACGAGCTTAGGATCTCTGCGAAGACAAGTATTTCCGAACCGAAAGGTAACTTAAGATATTCGGAATACGGAACCGGAGATTATAAAAGGACCTTCCTTGTATCCGAGCCTGTGGAAGAAGATAAAATTTCCGCAGTCCTTAAGAACGGAGTCCTGCAGCTCAGACTGCCAAGGAAGAAACCTTCAAGCAAGAAGATAGAGGTCAAAACCAACTAATTGTTTTTCAGCAAATCCTTACTTGACAACCGGGCTTCCACCCGGTTTTTTTTTGCCTCCATTCTTCCGTTCGGTTTTCCTGGATTTATGAGGACTTTTCTATTACTCTCCCTTTCCAATCTATTCATGACCTTTGCCTGGTATGGTCATTTAAAGTTCTTTAAGGACTTTCCGATTTGGAAAACGATCCTGATCTCTTGGGGGATCGCATTTTTAGAATATTGTTTTATGGTACCCGCAAATCGGATCGGATATGCAGAAGATGGATTAAGCGGTTTCCAACTTAAGATCCTGCAGGAAGTGATCACGATCACTATTTTTGTAGGATTTGCAATTTTGGTATTAAAAGAAAAGATGAAATGGAATCACGCGGTAAGTTTCTTTTTGGTGATCCTTGCAGTTGTGTTCGCTTTTTATGATAAAGAATGATTGGTTCGCACGGAGGACACAGAGAACATGGAGGCTTTTTAGTTTAGTAAGAAGCCAAGGTGATTTTATAATAATTCTCTGATCTCTTTTGCTAATTCTTCTCCCTTGATTCCCGTAGGATAAGCTCTTAGGACATTTCCTGTTCTATCCACCAAATAAATGAATAGAGTATGATCCATTCCATATTCTCCATTTCCTGCCGGAACTTGGGTCTTTTGGGAGAATACTCCAAATCCTTTCTGTAATTCCCCAATCTGATCCTTTCCGCCGGTCAAGGCCACGAGTTCTTTTCCCGGAAAATGAGAAATATATTTTTTTAATACTTCAGGAGTATCTCTTTCCGGATCAATTGTGATAAAGACGGGAGTGATATTTTTAGAGTCTTCTTTTAAGGATATGAATGCGTTCTCTATATCGTTCAAAGCCATAGGGCACATATCAGGACAATGGGAAAATCCGAAATAGACTACGAATAAATTCCCGGGTAATTCTGCAGGGCGAACAGATTTGCCTTCTGTATCTTTCAGGATAGAAGTTTTCCATTCTGCTACAGGCGCCTCGGATGCGAATTTAGAAGAAGGTTTCTTCTTCATATAAAACCCGACGCCGAAACCGATCCCAAGAATCAATAGGGACAAAATTATATTTTTATAATTCGATTTTAGAAAATTCATACTGCTACGATCCAGCCCATTGCTCCCCTATCCGCCATATGGGTCTGATGAGGATGGAACATATATCTTCCTCTTTTAGTAAGTGTAAATTCCACGATCGCTCTTTCCGTTTGGCCGAGAGTGATCACATCTGTATGTTCATCAGGTACAAGTTTGGTCCCGGTCCTATACACATCGAATGTTTGTGAATGAAGATGAAAAGAAGCAATAGGATCATGTTCAGTCATATTCGCAATGTACAATCTTACTTTTTTTCCCACAGGAACTTTGATAGGGAAACGATCATAATATCCCGCGATACCGTTCCAAGCATAGATATCATTACGGCCGGTTTCATTCAGATCCCAGCCCGCAAGTATCAACATGAACTCTAATGCGGGAGGTCTTCCCCCTGGAGGATCCACTATAAATCCACCGTACAAACCCTTGGACATATGACTCGCTAAAGGAGGAACATGACAATGATAAGGATGAAAACCGATTGGACCTGCAGTGATCTTATAGATCCTTTCTGCACCAGGTGCGATCGGCTCCCAACCATCCTGCCCCGGATCATGAGTGCCATGAAAATGGACTGAGTGAGGATGATTGGAATGATTCCTAAAAGTGAGTTCCATCTCTTGACCAAGTCTTGCACGGATCACTTTTCCAGGCACAACACCATCGAATGTCCAAGCATCCACGACTGTGTTATGAGCCACAGTCAATGGCATTTCTATAATATTGACCTCGGAGCGGAACTTAGGACCGGAAGGTGCCTGAGGAATGGTGGTATTCAATTCCATCCTAGACAAGGACGCGGCATCCGCGAACATTGGAGGATGGATCATACTTCCATAGGAATTCCCACCTATGGATCCAGGCAGTCTGATAGAAGGATTCGGAGTAGAAGAAGTCTGCCCCGGAACGGAAGATCCTGTCCTACAAAGAGGATCTTCTTTTTTGCCCGAGGTAATCCCGGCGATCCCGGTACCCGCTGCGAGTCCTGCACCGCCTATTCCTAACCAACGAAGGAAATCCTTCCGATTCATATTACTTTTCCGTTTATTAGAATCTTGCGATTGTTGAGATCAGAAGTGTTAGAACCAAAAGGCCGATCCCGCCATACACAAGACTGTTCTTTGCCCAAGATGGGATCTTAGAACCGCCGACCAAATGATACGCTCCTGCTCCGAATAATGGAACAAGAATGATCGCAGCAGTCCATAAACTTCCTTTTTTAGGATCAACGTCCTCTCTTTTAGACAAATCGATCAGGGCTAAAGGAGCCCAAAGAGCGAATAAAATGTAGAAAATGTAGTATCCGTAAAAGTTGAAAAGTAAGGTAAAAAATCCGGGATCGTAAAATTGAGTAGTTTCCATAAATAACTCCTTAATATATTTTAAAATTCTAATGTATTAGTTTCCTAAGATCAACCCGCTCCGACGTTCCCTACTATGGTGAACCCAAGATAGAGAATGAAAGCCAGAGAAGCCCCAAATCCCGCGAATACCAGAGTAAATCTCAAATATTTAGGATAAGAAGATCTGCCTGAAAGAAGATAAGCTCCTCCTCCGATGAACGGCACTAAGGAAACAAATGCTAACCAAACGTATTTACCAGGGCTGATCTCCGATTTGGAAACCAGATCATAAACACTTAAGCTGACCAAACATACATAAAGAAGAAGTGGAAGTAAATATCCGAACCAACGGAAGATCACTATCTGGATATCCAAAGGTTTCGGAACCGAAAATCCGCCTAAAACGTCCCCGAACTTAGGCTTTCTTTCTGCGAGGATCTTAGCCGCTTCTTCAGGAAGTTTTACTTTATCCAGATCTAAACCGAAATCTTCGAATGGATGAATAGCAGGTTTAATTGGAGCGGCAACTCCACCGGGAATATTCGCTTGAGGAGGAGGAACCGGTTGATTCTTCCAATCTCCACTAGGATAAATTCCATGAGTAGCATCCACCATCAAAGAAAGCGCGTTATACGCAGTGAAAATTTCTCCGCCCATCGGGAATCTGATCCCTGAACCGCAAGAATTCGTTTTTTCCAATAAAGGAGGAACAGAGGTCTGGTATTTGTTGTTTGAAAAACAGTTCCCGATACTGATCGGTCCTGCAAGAGTCAAGTCCCCAAAACCGGAAGAATGTACTATGTTTCCTTCCACAATATTCTTATGAGAGAACCAGAAATTTTCGTCCAGGTTCGGAAAGATCGCGATCCCGTGGTTATCATGTCCGATCACTACGTTATTTTTGATCACATTATGCAAACCGCCCGCAATCAGTATTCCTGTTCCATAAGTAGGATATTCCAAAGGTTTGATAGGAGCAGTTAAATTATTATTATCATAGATCAGGTTTCCTATGATATAAGTTTCTCTTTCCGGAGGAAGAAGTTCCCTATCCAAGGAATTCGGCCCTAAACCTACTATATTATTTCTCCAGATAGAGCTGAGGATGTATAATTCTCCCCCTGCGTTCGTTCCGGAATAACCTAAGGCGCTGTTTTCGGAGATCACATCATATAGGATAGCCTTACAAGGATAACACTGACCAACATAGATACCCGCATCAGGAGATCCGGAAGCATAAGAATGTTCTAATACTCCGTTCACTGAATCGAAAGCATAGATCCCATAGTCTCCGTTATTATAAGCGGTAAGATAAGAACCTCTCCATCCTTTTACGCCTGTCCAAAAGAATCCGTTTAACGTGGAGTTCCTTGCAGTCATATTCTCTACCGCAACACCGTTCGCTCCTACCACGATCACACCGTTCGCTCTTTGGAACTGACCGTCTAAAATTACTTTGTTCCTATCCGTTCCTCTTAGGGTAAGAGAAGGAGTAGTGACCACCACTTCTTCATAATATACACCTTCGTCGACTAGGATCAAATCTCCAGGAGAAGCGGCATCCACTGCGTTCTGGATGGTAGGATACATTTGCGGGACTTTACGAGTGGTTCCTGAGAATTTTTCAGCCACCTTCCAATCCTTACCTGCTCTCGCCGCCGGATTATAAGCTGCGTTTCCGACTACGATATCCGCAACCATTCCGCTTTTTCCATCGGGAGAAGCGTGGAAGCTACAGTAGTAAGGGAAAACCCCTTCCTTAGGATAAGTGATCTTTACCTTTGCGCCTCTCGGCATCACGATATTACCGAAACTTTTTTCGGTAGACCAAGACTTATCCACTGCGATCGCATTATGAGGGTTAGCCCCTGAATTTACGAATTCGATCTGACCGCCGACTGGGATCTTTTGCATAGGGGGAGAAAATGCATTATCCACCATTACCACATGGGCAAAACCTTCCGTTGTCTCTCCTTCTTTGCTGCTGCAAGAAGAAGCGAAGGCTCCCATCAAAATCCCAAGGACCAATAGTCCTAGAACGGGAATATATCTTTCTTTTAAATGGAATTTAGGCATCGGAACTCCTCTCCTCATATTCGAAGTATCTCGGAATTTCACCCGAGACATGCCTTTTTTAAAATGTGAGCTTTTGCTCACTTTTTTAGTATTTTCGCATATCGCTGTGACGACACAAGCATTTTTCTGAGATTTATAATCGAGCAAATGTTATACAAAGCTGATTCTTCTTTAAAGCGAAAAAGAGTTTAGGATAATTCTTTTTTAGATCCTGGATCTTTTCCTGCCAGGCCCCAGCCTGTCCATCCGGTGATTAAAGAAAACAAAGGAGAAAGTAAATTTAAAAATGCGTAAGGAAGATACACAAGTGTAGGAACTCCTAATGCTGCGGCCATAAATGAACCGCAGGAATTCCAAGGAACTAGTGCGGAAGTCATGGTACCGGAATCTTCCAAACATCTGGAAAGATTTCTAGGATCCAATCCTCTTCTGGAATACGCTTCTTTGAACATTTTACCCGGGACCACGATCGCAAGATATTGGTCTGCGCAGAATAGATTGGTTCCCATACAGGTAAATACTGTGGCTGCAAACAGGGATCCTCTTGCCTTGGCCCAGTTTAAGACCTTCTCCGCTAAAACCTGGGTCATTCCGCCTCCTTCCATGATCCCCGCATAAAACATTGCGGAGATGATCAACCAAACAGTGGAAAGCATAGATGACATCCCGCCTCTGGACAATAAACCGTCTACTACTACATGTCCTGTTTTTACTTTTGTACCTTCCGAGGCGGCAGAGACCAAATTTTTAAAAGCGGCGGAAGCGGCATCTTGAAAGTTTGAAGAATTTGTATATATATTTGACTGAGTCAGAATAAAACAAACTCCACCGCTCAAGATCCCGATAAAGATGGAAGGAATTGCGGAAACTCTAAAATAGATGAGAAAGAATGTGAGAAGAGGTGGAAGAAGTAGGACCCAAGAAATTTGAAATTCGGCTTTTAATGCGGAGATCACCGGCCCTGTTGCAGTTTCCGTTTCTCCATGGCTTCCGCCCCACCCTAAAAATCCGAATGCCAAAAGACAGATCCCGAATGTAGGTAAAGTAGTCCTCGCCATATTACGAATATGTGATAGAAGAGAAACCCCGGTAATGGAAGATGCAAGATTTGTGGTTTCCGAAAAAGGGGAAAGTTTATCTCCGAAGTAGGCTCCTGAAACCACTGCCCCCGCTACCATTCCCAAAGGTTTTCCAAGCCCTGCACCAACTCCTATGAGTGCCACTCCGATCGTTCCGGCAGTGGACCAAGAACTTCCTGTCGCCAAAGAAACTACGGAAGATAAGATTAAAGCGGATGGTAAAAATATCTCAGGCTTTAATAATTCCAGTCCCCAGACAATAAGTGCAGGAACAATTCCGGAACGGATCCAAATCCCGATCAATGCACCGATCAAAAGTAAAATGAGTATGGGTTGGAGAACATTCCTAAGAGAATCTAAAACAGTGCTCTCAATTTTTTCCCAAGAAATCCCTCTGAGTCTGGAAATTCCCGCGGAGATCGCACCTGCGCTGAATAACAAAATTTGAGCAGGCCCTTCTGCGATCCCGCTTCCGAATAAATATCCTGCGATACTTAAGGAAAGGATCAAAAATCCAAGAGGAAATAAGGAGATCCAAAATCCGGGTTTTTCGTTCATCTCGGAAAATCCTTAGGTAAATTAGATCTGATCTTTGTTTTGATCCCTGTAAACGGATGAATGAACTTTAAAGAACTGGAATGTAAAGCCTGTCTATTCATTCCGAGTTTTGCGATCAGATCAGGATCTTTTCCTTCTATAAATTCTAGAAATGTACCCTCGTCCTTGCCGTAAATTTTATCTCCCAGCAATGGGAATCCTAAAGAATATAAAGTAGCCCTGATCTGGTGGAGCCTTCCCGTTTTTGGAAGACAATATACCTTAGAAAAGTGAATTCCCTGAAACGTACCTTCTCCAATTTTTCTAAATATCGTCTCGGAAGTTTCATAATCCTCTTCCGGAACATCCGATTTTCGAAAAGAATCCTCATGCACGAATTTTCTTTTCTTACGGATCAAAGAAGAAGGATCCGATATCAAAAATCCTTTCGCTTTCAATCTGGCCGGAAATTCTCCCCAAACAAACGCGATATAAGTTTTCTGGATTTTTCTTTTGGAGAATAGATCGGACAATTTGGAGGCGGATTCGGGATCCTTTCCAAAGATCACAACTCCTGAAGTCTCTCTGTCCAATCTGTGGATCGTATAAATTTTTTCGAAACGAGGATCTTCTTGGATGAGATCGGTAAGATTATTTTTTCTGTATCTGCCTGCACTATGGATCGGAATATCTCCCGGTTTTTCCACAGTGATATAATAAGGATCTTCGTATAAAATCTGAAAATCGGTTTGGATCGGAGGTTCGAAACTTTCTCCAGGAAGATAAAGTATCTCGTCCCCTTCTTTGATGGAGTAGGAAGGTTTTACAGGTTTTCCCTGGACTAGTATTTTACCTTCTTCTAATATTTTTCTCCAATTGGATCTGGATTGGTAAGTAAATCTGGAGGCGAGAAATACATCCAGTCTGGAACCTGCTTCTTCTTTTCCGATCTTTGTTCTGAGACCTTCTTGTGTGGGAGAATTAGACAGATTCTTCTTCTCCTTCGAAACCCATATCCGGAACTTCTTCCGAAACAGTTTCCATTTCAGAAGAAGACCCTTCCGCGGCTCCTCCTCCCTCT
The nucleotide sequence above comes from Leptospira dzoumogneensis. Encoded proteins:
- a CDS encoding Hsp20/alpha crystallin family protein, which translates into the protein MRNPNFFSEVRRIQNRFHNLFDPVWEGGQVYPALNVYTDQDKISVTAEVPGLSPEDLDITVAHNLLTISGEWKEYTQDKPRRIERARGKFQRRLELPVAVDSEKVEATVKDGVLTLVLPILESEKPRKIRIEAKA
- a CDS encoding Hsp20/alpha crystallin family protein; the protein is MSVSELLKTEEKAATEQEKTQRPRPTYTPSTDLYSNEEEHLLVLDLPGVKESDLEISLEKDELRISAKTSISEPKGNLRYSEYGTGDYKRTFLVSEPVEEDKISAVLKNGVLQLRLPRKKPSSKKIEVKTN
- a CDS encoding DMT family protein; this encodes MRTFLLLSLSNLFMTFAWYGHLKFFKDFPIWKTILISWGIAFLEYCFMVPANRIGYAEDGLSGFQLKILQEVITITIFVGFAILVLKEKMKWNHAVSFFLVILAVVFAFYDKE
- a CDS encoding SCO family protein yields the protein MSLLILGIGFGVGFYMKKKPSSKFASEAPVAEWKTSILKDTEGKSVRPAELPGNLFVVYFGFSHCPDMCPMALNDIENAFISLKEDSKNITPVFITIDPERDTPEVLKKYISHFPGKELVALTGGKDQIGELQKGFGVFSQKTQVPAGNGEYGMDHTLFIYLVDRTGNVLRAYPTGIKGEELAKEIRELL
- a CDS encoding multicopper oxidase domain-containing protein; translated protein: MNRKDFLRWLGIGGAGLAAGTGIAGITSGKKEDPLCRTGSSVPGQTSSTPNPSIRLPGSIGGNSYGSMIHPPMFADAASLSRMELNTTIPQAPSGPKFRSEVNIIEMPLTVAHNTVVDAWTFDGVVPGKVIRARLGQEMELTFRNHSNHPHSVHFHGTHDPGQDGWEPIAPGAERIYKITAGPIGFHPYHCHVPPLASHMSKGLYGGFIVDPPGGRPPALEFMLILAGWDLNETGRNDIYAWNGIAGYYDRFPIKVPVGKKVRLYIANMTEHDPIASFHLHSQTFDVYRTGTKLVPDEHTDVITLGQTERAIVEFTLTKRGRYMFHPHQTHMADRGAMGWIVAV
- a CDS encoding PLDc N-terminal domain-containing protein, with product METTQFYDPGFFTLLFNFYGYYIFYILFALWAPLALIDLSKREDVDPKKGSLWTAAIILVPLFGAGAYHLVGGSKIPSWAKNSLVYGGIGLLVLTLLISTIARF
- a CDS encoding PLDc N-terminal domain-containing protein, whose amino-acid sequence is MPKFHLKERYIPVLGLLVLGILMGAFASSCSSKEGETTEGFAHVVMVDNAFSPPMQKIPVGGQIEFVNSGANPHNAIAVDKSWSTEKSFGNIVMPRGAKVKITYPKEGVFPYYCSFHASPDGKSGMVADIVVGNAAYNPAARAGKDWKVAEKFSGTTRKVPQMYPTIQNAVDAASPGDLILVDEGVYYEEVVVTTPSLTLRGTDRNKVILDGQFQRANGVIVVGANGVAVENMTARNSTLNGFFWTGVKGWRGSYLTAYNNGDYGIYAFDSVNGVLEHSYASGSPDAGIYVGQCYPCKAILYDVISENSALGYSGTNAGGELYILSSIWRNNIVGLGPNSLDRELLPPERETYIIGNLIYDNNNLTAPIKPLEYPTYGTGILIAGGLHNVIKNNVVIGHDNHGIAIFPNLDENFWFSHKNIVEGNIVHSSGFGDLTLAGPISIGNCFSNNKYQTSVPPLLEKTNSCGSGIRFPMGGEIFTAYNALSLMVDATHGIYPSGDWKNQPVPPPQANIPGGVAAPIKPAIHPFEDFGLDLDKVKLPEEAAKILAERKPKFGDVLGGFSVPKPLDIQIVIFRWFGYLLPLLLYVCLVSLSVYDLVSKSEISPGKYVWLAFVSLVPFIGGGAYLLSGRSSYPKYLRFTLVFAGFGASLAFILYLGFTIVGNVGAG